From Pseudomonas sp. G.S.17, the proteins below share one genomic window:
- a CDS encoding NAD(P)-dependent alcohol dehydrogenase, translating to MIKAIGYAAQSATAPLAPMNFERRSPRADDVAIEILFCGVCHSDIHQARDEWGFAAYPLMPGHEIVGKVTAVGADVSKFKVGQLVGVGCMVDSCRTCEACKADLENYCLEGPTQTYASKDRIDGTLTMGGYSNSIVVSDRFVVSIPEKLDPAAAAPILCAGITTYSPLKHFGVKAGHKVGVLGMGGLGHMGIKFAKAMGAEVTLFTRSASKAEEGRRQGADHVIISTDAAQMKAAAGHFDFLLDTIPVQHDLNPYLETLRFDGVHILVGLIEPVNPPVHAVNLVMKRRVLAGSMIGGMAETQEVLDFCAEHDITCDIEMLDIQNINEAFERVVKGDVKYRFVIDMATLKA from the coding sequence ATGATCAAAGCCATCGGCTATGCCGCCCAATCGGCCACCGCCCCGCTCGCCCCCATGAATTTCGAACGTCGCAGCCCTCGGGCGGATGACGTCGCCATCGAAATTCTGTTCTGCGGCGTGTGCCACTCCGACATTCACCAGGCCCGCGACGAATGGGGTTTTGCTGCCTACCCGCTGATGCCCGGCCATGAAATCGTCGGCAAAGTCACTGCCGTCGGCGCTGATGTCAGCAAGTTCAAAGTCGGCCAGCTGGTCGGCGTTGGCTGCATGGTCGATTCGTGCCGCACCTGCGAAGCCTGTAAAGCCGATCTGGAGAATTACTGCCTGGAAGGCCCGACCCAGACTTACGCCTCCAAGGACCGCATCGATGGCACCCTGACCATGGGCGGCTATTCCAACAGCATCGTGGTCAGCGACCGTTTTGTCGTGAGCATCCCGGAGAAACTGGACCCGGCCGCCGCCGCGCCGATTCTGTGCGCGGGCATCACCACCTATTCGCCACTCAAGCACTTCGGCGTCAAGGCCGGGCATAAAGTGGGCGTGTTGGGCATGGGTGGTCTGGGCCACATGGGCATCAAGTTTGCCAAGGCCATGGGCGCTGAAGTGACCTTGTTCACCCGCTCGGCGAGCAAGGCTGAGGAAGGTCGTCGTCAAGGCGCTGATCATGTGATCATTTCCACAGACGCCGCGCAGATGAAGGCAGCAGCCGGCCACTTCGACTTTCTGCTGGACACCATTCCGGTACAGCACGATCTGAACCCGTACCTGGAAACCCTGCGCTTTGATGGCGTGCACATCCTCGTGGGCCTGATCGAACCGGTTAACCCACCGGTACATGCAGTGAATCTGGTCATGAAGCGTCGCGTGCTGGCCGGTTCGATGATTGGTGGCATGGCGGAAACCCAGGAAGTGCTGGATTTCTGTGCCGAACATGACATCACCTGCGACATCGAGATGCTCGATATCCAGAACATCAACGAGGCGTTCGAGCGGGTCGTCAAAGGCGACGTGAAGTATCGTTTCGTGATTGATATGGCGACGTTGAAGGCTTAA